CAGGTTTTAGTGGTCATGGTTTTTTACAGGGGCCTGCAATCGGGGAAATCTTGCGTGATCTCTATTTGAATAAACAACCTTTTGTGAAGATAGAGCAACTAAGTGCTGACCGATTCCTCACTTCAGGTCAGTTAAGGCCTGAGTACAACATTGTTTAAAATGAGATTTATCACCAAAGAGGTAGATATTGCAGTGAAAAGTTTCGACTTAAGAAATGCGGTCGGTAGACTTTACGCATGAGCAAGCCAGCTGCAGCCCCAATTCACCCACTTGTATTGATGCAGGTTGAATCACGTCTAACTGAGGAACAAAAAGCTATTCAAACTGTTGTTAGAGATTTTGCTGCAAAAGAGTTAAAGCCAAATATTGCAACCTGGTATGAAGATGGACAACTTCCCGCCCGTGAATTAGCAAAAGCACTAGGTGGTATTGGCGTTCTTGGCATGCATCTTAAAAATTATGGTTGTGCTGGAACGGACGCAATGTCTTATGGCCTTGCCTGTCTTGAATTAGAAGCGGTTGATTCTGGACTTAGATCTTTAGTTTCTGTTCAGGGCTCACTTGCAATGTTCGCTATTTATAAATTTGGAAGTGAAGCCCAAAAGCAAGAATGGTTGCCAAAAATGGCAAAGGGTGAAGCAATTGGTTGTTTTGGGTTAACTGAAGCAGATCATGGATCAAACCCATCTGGTATGGCGACCTTTGCTAAAAAAGATGGATCTGACTGGATAATCAATGGTTCAAAAATGTGGATTACAAATGGCAGCGTTGCCGATGTAGCAATCATCTGGGCACAAACCGATGAAGGCATCAGAGGATTCTGTGTGCCAACTAAAACTGCTGGCATAGTAATTAATCCAATTAAACATAAGCTCTCCCTCAGAGCATCCATAACCTCTGAATTAGTCTTTAATGACATGCGA
The Candidatus Nanopelagicus limnes DNA segment above includes these coding regions:
- a CDS encoding acyl-CoA dehydrogenase family protein, with amino-acid sequence MSKPAAAPIHPLVLMQVESRLTEEQKAIQTVVRDFAAKELKPNIATWYEDGQLPARELAKALGGIGVLGMHLKNYGCAGTDAMSYGLACLELEAVDSGLRSLVSVQGSLAMFAIYKFGSEAQKQEWLPKMAKGEAIGCFGLTEADHGSNPSGMATFAKKDGSDWIINGSKMWITNGSVADVAIIWAQTDEGIRGFCVPTKTAGIVINPIKHKLSLRASITSELVFNDMRVPDSYRLPEATSLRAPLLCLAEARYGIIFGTVGAARDCFEVSLAYATTREQFDGPISKHQLTQAKFADMATKITTSMLLAYHLADLKDAEKIQPEQISMGKFHNVNAALEIARSARSILGGAGITSEYSIFRHMSNLETVLTYEGTHEIHMLVLGQALTGIAAFR